The sequence below is a genomic window from Limimonas halophila.
TCGTCCGGTTGAAGCGCCCGGCCGCCAAGGGCCGCGCGGAACCGGCCCGGCCCCGCTTTCCCCTGGCCTCGCTTTTCAAGGACGTTCGCGTCGCATGACCCCACCCGAAACGGCACAGGATTTTCCCGACCCCGCCGCCCGCGTCGCCAACGACGCGGGGCGCGCACCGGTGCTGCTGCTGTGCGACCACGCCACCAACGCCATGCCGCCGGCCTTCGCCAACCTGGGGCTGCAGGCGCCCGAACTGGACGCCCACGTCGCCTACGATCCGGGCGCGGCGGCGTTGACCGAGCGGCTCGCCGACAAGCTGGACGCGGCGCAGGTGCAGTGCGGCTATTCGCGCCTTTTGATCGACGTGAACCGCGATCCGTCCGTGCGCGACAGCATCGTCGTGGAGAACGACGGCATCCGCGTGCCGGCGAACGCGACGCTGCCCGAAGCCGACCGCGCCGCGCGCGTCAAGAACATCTACGAACCCTACCACGCCGCCATCGACGGCGTGCTCGACACGCGCCTGCGGGCGCAGGGGGCGCAACTCGTCGTCGCCGTCCACAGCTTCGCGCCGCGGGTCCAGGGCGTCGACCGCCCGTGGGACATTGGCGTGATCTTCAACGAGGACCGGCGGCTGGCGCGCGAGCTGGTGGGCAACTTCGTCGAGGTCGAGGAACGGCCCAGGCTCACCGTGGGGCTGAACGAGCCCTACAGCCCGGACGACCGCGTTTACCACACGCTGGCGCGGCACGCGGAAGCCCGCGGGCTGCCCTGCGCCATGATCGAAGTGCGCAACGACGAAATCGCCACGCCCGGGGACCAGGACCGCTGGGCCGAGCGCCTGGCCGGCGCGCTGACGCGCAGCCTTTCGGCGCTGGCGCCCTGACCGCCGATCCCGCGGCCCGGGCCGCACCACGAACCGACATCGAACCCTCGCACGGGGAGGTGCCTGCATGATGACGCTCGACGAGCTTCGCCAGGCGGCGGAGGCCGGAACCATCGACACCGTCCTGGTCTGCTTTCCGGACATGGACGGGCGCCTGCTGGGCAAGCGCGCCACGGTTCACTTCTTCCTGGAGTCCGTGGTCGAGGAGACGCACGCCTGCGACTACCTGCTGGCCTGCGACATGGATATGGAGCCGGTGCCCGGCTACAAGGTCGCCTCCTGGGATCTGGGCTACGGCGACTTCGTGCTGAAGCCGGACCTGAACACCCTGCGCCGCGTGTCCTGGCTGGAGGGCACGGCGCTCGTGCTCGCCGACCTGACCGACGAGGAAGGCCACGATCTTTCCCACGCACCGCGCAACGTGCTGAAGAAGCAGCTCGCGCGCCTGGACGCCAAGGGCTGGCGCGCCATGATGGGCTCCGAGCTGGAGTTCTACGTCTTCGACGAGACCTTCGGCACGGCCGCGGACAAGGGCTACAAGAACCTCGACTACGCCGGGAATTACATCCAGGACTACCACATCCTCCAGACGACCAAGGAGGAGCCGCTGATCCGGGCGATCCGCAACCATATGGATCGCACGGACATTCCGGTGGAGGTGTCCAAGGGCGAGTTCGGCCCCGGGCAGGAGGAGATCAACCTCAAGTTCGCCGAAGCCCTGGAGATGGCCGACCGCCACACGATCTACAAGAACGGCGCCAAGGAGATCGCGCATTTCGAGGGCTACGCCATCACCTTCATGGCGAAGTACGCCTTCGAATACGCCGGCAGCTCCTTCCACCTGCACAGCTCGCTGTGGGACAAGAATGCGGGCGCGCCGCTGTTCCCGGACGCGGATGCCCCGCACGGCATGAGCAAGCTGTTCCGGCACTACCTGGCGGGCCAGCTCGCGCTCTTCCGCGAGATGACCTATTTCTTCGCGCCCTACGTGAACTCCTACAAGCGCTTCCAGGCGGCGTCGTTCGCCCCGACCAAGGCGGCGTGGAGCTTCGACAACCGCACGGCCGGCTTCCGCATCATCGGCCACGGCAAGGGCCGGCGCGTGGAGTGCCGCATCCCCGGCGCCGACGCGAACCCCTACCTCGCCTACGCGGCCACCCTGGCGGCCGGCCTGTACGGCATCGAGAACGAGCTGGAGCTGCCCGAGCCCTTCTCCGGCAACGCCTATGACGCCGTCGACATCCCCGACGTGCCCAAGACGCTGCGGGAGTCCATCGAGGCGCTGGACACCTCCAAGGTCATGCGGGACGCGCTCGGCGACGAGGTGGTCGATCACTACGTCCACACCGCGCGCTGGGAGCAGTACGAGTACGACCGCCGCGTGACCGACTGGGAGCGCCAGCGCCTCTTCGAGCGCTGCTGACGAACCGGGCGGGGCGGGCAGCCGCCCCGCCGCCGCGGCCGTGTCTCGTGCCGATTTTCACGCACCGTCAGAGCAAGCGAGCCGGATCCCGATGACGCGACAGCTTCAATGCATTTCCCCGATCGACGGCCAGGTCTACGCCGAGCGGCCCTACGCCTCGCAGGCGGAACTGGACGCGGCGCTCGACCGGGCGCAGCGCGCGCAGGCGGACTGGCGGCAGGTGCCGCTGGACCGGCGCATCGCCATCCTGAACGACGCCATCGACCGCTTCGTCGCCGAGCG
It includes:
- a CDS encoding N-formylglutamate amidohydrolase — encoded protein: MTPPETAQDFPDPAARVANDAGRAPVLLLCDHATNAMPPAFANLGLQAPELDAHVAYDPGAAALTERLADKLDAAQVQCGYSRLLIDVNRDPSVRDSIVVENDGIRVPANATLPEADRAARVKNIYEPYHAAIDGVLDTRLRAQGAQLVVAVHSFAPRVQGVDRPWDIGVIFNEDRRLARELVGNFVEVEERPRLTVGLNEPYSPDDRVYHTLARHAEARGLPCAMIEVRNDEIATPGDQDRWAERLAGALTRSLSALAP
- a CDS encoding glutamine synthetase family protein, which produces MMTLDELRQAAEAGTIDTVLVCFPDMDGRLLGKRATVHFFLESVVEETHACDYLLACDMDMEPVPGYKVASWDLGYGDFVLKPDLNTLRRVSWLEGTALVLADLTDEEGHDLSHAPRNVLKKQLARLDAKGWRAMMGSELEFYVFDETFGTAADKGYKNLDYAGNYIQDYHILQTTKEEPLIRAIRNHMDRTDIPVEVSKGEFGPGQEEINLKFAEALEMADRHTIYKNGAKEIAHFEGYAITFMAKYAFEYAGSSFHLHSSLWDKNAGAPLFPDADAPHGMSKLFRHYLAGQLALFREMTYFFAPYVNSYKRFQAASFAPTKAAWSFDNRTAGFRIIGHGKGRRVECRIPGADANPYLAYAATLAAGLYGIENELELPEPFSGNAYDAVDIPDVPKTLRESIEALDTSKVMRDALGDEVVDHYVHTARWEQYEYDRRVTDWERQRLFERC